The following proteins come from a genomic window of Pyxidicoccus sp. MSG2:
- a CDS encoding adenylate/guanylate cyclase domain-containing protein gives MKTANLAIVFTDIKGFTERTSRQTLEENQRLLQVHNALLAPLFKAFGGRIIKSIGDAFLVTFESPTQAVLSGIAIQDRLWHHNRNVAEGEQLHVRVAINVGEVRLESNDVFGEPVNIAARVEGLAEAGEVYFTEAVYLAMNKAEVPSKEVGAFELKGIPGKIRVFHVPRAPYRVEAPSAAAIAEAPGSEVMPPFGNLALSRVPESSLGPSMDLGQRASALGQRAAAGASVLGQRAAAGASVLGQQASVLGQQARTVGGSAFSRLVAALPPGLGARVRTVVGERRKVLVGLGLFAVVAGVAVVVFGGGAAKRAIHAVEDAPEQERGALAKEAKRLIREEKDAGRRYYLEGQLEEAMGNVAGSLSEYGRAVKAGNGAAEDRIIDLLEHPQCGVRSAAAYSVAQLKLEDAVGELEDLADDGGPDDGSGGILGMGRCDSKKAAQSALKSFNKD, from the coding sequence TTGAAGACCGCCAACCTCGCCATCGTCTTCACCGACATCAAGGGCTTCACCGAGCGGACCAGCCGGCAGACGCTGGAGGAGAACCAGCGCCTGTTGCAGGTCCACAATGCCCTGCTGGCGCCCCTCTTCAAGGCGTTCGGTGGCCGCATCATCAAGTCCATCGGTGATGCCTTCCTCGTCACGTTCGAGTCCCCCACCCAGGCGGTCCTCAGCGGCATCGCCATCCAGGACCGGCTCTGGCACCACAACCGCAACGTCGCGGAGGGCGAGCAGCTCCACGTGCGCGTGGCCATCAACGTGGGGGAGGTGCGGCTGGAGTCCAACGACGTCTTCGGTGAGCCGGTCAACATCGCGGCCCGCGTGGAGGGGCTCGCTGAGGCCGGCGAGGTGTACTTCACCGAGGCCGTCTACCTGGCGATGAACAAGGCGGAGGTGCCCTCCAAGGAGGTAGGCGCCTTCGAGCTGAAGGGCATCCCCGGGAAGATTCGCGTCTTCCACGTGCCCCGCGCGCCGTACCGGGTGGAGGCGCCGTCGGCCGCCGCCATCGCGGAGGCGCCGGGCTCGGAGGTCATGCCGCCCTTCGGCAACCTGGCGCTGTCGCGCGTGCCCGAGTCCTCGCTCGGTCCGTCGATGGACCTGGGGCAGCGCGCGTCGGCGCTGGGCCAGCGCGCGGCCGCGGGGGCGTCGGTGCTGGGGCAGCGCGCCGCGGCGGGCGCGTCGGTGCTGGGACAGCAGGCGTCGGTGCTGGGACAGCAGGCGCGCACCGTGGGCGGGTCGGCATTCTCTCGGCTCGTGGCCGCGCTGCCTCCCGGGTTGGGCGCGCGGGTGCGGACGGTGGTGGGTGAGCGGCGCAAGGTGCTGGTGGGCCTGGGCCTGTTCGCGGTGGTGGCCGGCGTGGCGGTGGTGGTCTTCGGCGGTGGCGCGGCGAAGCGGGCCATCCACGCGGTGGAGGATGCACCCGAGCAGGAGCGGGGGGCGCTCGCGAAGGAAGCCAAGAGGCTCATCCGCGAGGAGAAGGACGCGGGCCGGCGCTACTACCTCGAGGGTCAGTTGGAAGAGGCGATGGGCAACGTGGCGGGCTCGCTCAGCGAGTACGGCCGCGCGGTGAAGGCGGGCAACGGCGCCGCGGAAGACCGCATCATCGACCTGCTGGAGCACCCGCAGTGCGGCGTGCGCTCGGCGGCGGCCTACTCGGTGGCGCAGCTCAAGCTGGAGGACGCCGTGGGCGAGCTGGAGGACCTGGCGGACGACGGCGGGCCGGACGACGGCAGCGGCGGCATCCTCGGCATGGGCAGGTGCGACTCGAAGAAGGCCGCGCAGAGCGCCCTCAAGAGCTTCAACAAGGATTGA
- a CDS encoding DUF1343 domain-containing protein, translating to MTKVKTGLDVWVEQGFSALKGKRVGAIVNPTSVDSRFRHLADLLAGTAGVKLAALFGPEHGIRGEAQYMVAVGEARDRRTGVPVHSLYGSTFESLSPRQEWLQGLDALVFDIQDVGSRYYTYVYTMALAMKAAAKARVPFYVLDRPNPLNGAAMEGNLVGEGFRSFVGLYALPNRHGMTAGELARLFNVQEGFGCELTVVPCEGWRRGQFWSDTGLPFISPSPNMPTPDTALVYPGMCLGEGTNVSEGRGTCRPFEQFGAPWVDTDSLLARLAKEDLPGVAFRAVGFTPTFDKYKGESCNGAFIHVTDRQAFLSLRTGIAIFQALHDIGPGKFGWRADAYEFVEDVPAFDLLCGTDQVRRGIEAGWPLDRLMEGFSAQADGFAKQRAPYLLYA from the coding sequence GTGACCAAGGTGAAGACGGGACTGGATGTCTGGGTGGAGCAGGGCTTCTCCGCGCTGAAGGGCAAGCGCGTGGGCGCCATCGTCAACCCCACCAGCGTGGACTCGCGCTTCCGCCACCTGGCGGACCTGCTGGCCGGCACGGCCGGCGTGAAGCTGGCCGCACTCTTCGGCCCCGAGCACGGCATCCGCGGCGAGGCGCAGTACATGGTCGCCGTGGGTGAGGCCCGCGACAGGCGCACCGGCGTGCCCGTGCACAGCCTCTACGGCTCCACCTTCGAGTCGCTGTCGCCCCGCCAGGAGTGGCTGCAGGGGCTGGACGCGCTCGTCTTCGACATCCAGGACGTGGGCAGCCGCTACTACACCTACGTCTACACCATGGCCCTGGCGATGAAGGCCGCCGCGAAGGCGCGCGTGCCCTTCTACGTGCTGGACAGGCCCAACCCGCTCAACGGCGCGGCCATGGAGGGCAACCTGGTGGGCGAGGGCTTTCGCTCCTTCGTGGGGCTGTACGCACTGCCCAACCGCCACGGCATGACGGCGGGCGAATTGGCCCGGCTCTTCAACGTGCAGGAGGGCTTCGGCTGTGAGCTGACGGTGGTGCCGTGCGAGGGCTGGCGCCGCGGGCAGTTCTGGTCCGACACGGGGCTGCCCTTCATCTCCCCGTCGCCGAACATGCCGACGCCGGACACCGCGCTGGTGTACCCGGGCATGTGCCTGGGCGAGGGCACCAACGTCTCCGAGGGCCGTGGCACCTGCCGCCCCTTCGAGCAGTTCGGCGCCCCATGGGTGGACACGGACTCGCTGCTGGCGCGGCTGGCGAAGGAGGACCTGCCGGGTGTGGCCTTCCGCGCGGTGGGCTTCACCCCCACGTTCGACAAGTACAAGGGCGAGTCCTGCAACGGCGCCTTCATCCACGTGACGGACCGGCAGGCCTTCCTGTCGCTGCGCACCGGCATCGCCATCTTCCAGGCGCTGCATGACATCGGCCCCGGGAAGTTCGGCTGGCGGGCGGACGCGTACGAGTTCGTCGAGGACGTGCCGGCCTTCGACTTGCTGTGCGGCACGGACCAGGTGCGCCGGGGAATCGAGGCCGGGTGGCCTCTGGACCGGCTGATGGAGGGGTTCTCCGCCCAGGCAGATGGGTTCGCGAAGCAAAGGGCGCCCTACCTGCTGTACGCTTGA
- the nadD gene encoding nicotinate (nicotinamide) nucleotide adenylyltransferase — translation MQVALLGGSFNPPHVGHLMAASYVHATQGVDEVWLMPTWQHPFGKQMEAFEHRVAMCEALCAETSGWLKTTLIEREPGLTGRTVDTLSLLVKRYPDVEWSLIIGSDILRDLPNWKDFGRIREMARVLVLYRAGYPAPETVGPPLAEVSSTLVRDMLARGQEPAEFVPAGAIAYARARGLYGLGTRR, via the coding sequence GTGCAGGTCGCGCTCCTCGGAGGTTCGTTCAACCCGCCCCACGTGGGACACCTGATGGCCGCAAGCTACGTGCACGCGACGCAGGGCGTGGACGAGGTGTGGTTGATGCCGACCTGGCAGCACCCCTTCGGCAAGCAGATGGAGGCCTTCGAGCACCGCGTGGCCATGTGCGAGGCCCTGTGCGCGGAGACATCCGGCTGGCTGAAGACGACGCTGATCGAGCGCGAGCCGGGGCTCACCGGGCGCACCGTGGACACGCTGTCCCTGCTGGTGAAGCGCTACCCGGACGTCGAGTGGTCGCTCATCATCGGCAGCGACATCCTCAGGGACCTACCGAACTGGAAGGACTTCGGGCGCATCCGGGAGATGGCTCGCGTGCTGGTGCTCTACCGCGCGGGCTATCCGGCCCCGGAGACGGTGGGACCGCCGCTGGCGGAGGTGTCGTCCACGCTGGTGCGGGACATGCTGGCGCGGGGGCAGGAGCCGGCGGAGTTCGTGCCCGCGGGGGCCATTGCGTATGCGCGGGCGCGGGGGTTGTACGGGCTGGGGACGCGTCGCTAG
- a CDS encoding Rossmann-like and DUF2520 domain-containing protein, which translates to MPDTAARKRSPRASRVPVVIVGAGRLGGALALALTAKRWPVRMHSRGTEGLQRAKALGLKSATPADLKRARVVLLCVPDAAVPSVAEELSATLPRSAALVHTAGALSLDALGTAKGRTRGSFHPLCAVSSPRDSLAGHAVAVSTRSRALRDVLRRMAGDVGLQVLDVPESHRAAYHAGAVMSAGGLVALADAAVAALGAAGIPPDAALAALLPLMRSALRGVEARGLSGGLTGPIVRGDAGVVAAHLGALPEEVAPLYRLLSRRALELAGDRLRPESRAALEPLLKP; encoded by the coding sequence ATGCCCGACACCGCCGCTCGCAAGCGCAGCCCCCGCGCCTCACGTGTTCCCGTGGTCATCGTCGGCGCGGGCCGGCTCGGCGGAGCACTCGCGTTGGCACTCACGGCGAAGCGCTGGCCCGTGCGGATGCACTCGCGCGGCACCGAAGGACTGCAGCGCGCGAAGGCCCTGGGCCTGAAGTCCGCCACCCCCGCGGACCTGAAGCGCGCCCGCGTCGTCCTGCTCTGTGTCCCCGACGCCGCGGTGCCCTCCGTCGCAGAGGAACTCTCCGCCACCCTGCCCCGCTCCGCCGCGCTCGTCCACACGGCGGGCGCGCTGTCGCTCGACGCCCTGGGCACGGCGAAGGGACGCACGCGCGGCTCCTTCCATCCGCTGTGCGCGGTGTCCTCGCCCCGGGACTCGCTGGCGGGCCACGCGGTGGCGGTGAGCACCCGCTCGCGCGCACTGCGGGACGTGCTGCGCCGCATGGCCGGGGACGTGGGGCTCCAGGTGCTCGACGTGCCGGAGTCGCACCGCGCGGCCTACCACGCGGGCGCGGTGATGAGCGCGGGAGGGCTGGTGGCGCTGGCGGACGCGGCGGTGGCGGCGCTGGGTGCGGCGGGCATTCCCCCCGACGCGGCGCTGGCGGCGCTGCTGCCGCTGATGCGCTCGGCGCTGCGAGGCGTGGAGGCCCGGGGCCTCTCCGGCGGACTCACCGGGCCCATCGTCCGGGGGGACGCGGGCGTGGTGGCGGCCCACCTCGGGGCGCTTCCGGAAGAAGTCGCCCCGCTCTACCGACTGCTGTCGCGGCGCGCGCTGGAGCTGGCCGGAGACCGGCTCCGCCCCGAGTCGCGCGCCGCGCTGGAGCCCCTGCTCAAGCCGTGA
- a CDS encoding AAA family ATPase has product MVDSTDLAQVLHEANDIAQSVAQRLTSAHVLLALFTVENRAQLLLKERGVDEDALLQLLTAAPAETDGVVRELREKTREIAVSCGSAEADCLHLLIAVTRVRCAANELLQMAGLDLATLRTTAVSYFVSGRMPRKLNLGRTHTVATQPVARPLGAPPSPLPARAVTLPRAIPGGPPTPPPVSKSPSRSMPALSPRDLIDTPPPATRPSRSTPALSPRDLIDVDEPEVRAEEPVLPPAPPVVARAAPPPPAAPLPSPLSRPVVPPPAPVARHASVTLDAKAFPLLTSLGRNLSQAAREGRLDPVVGRAREVEEVIDILGKRRTNNPCLLGEPGVGKTAVVEGVAQRLLGLRGTLAEKVLVELDMASLVAGTQLRGSFSEKLNALKEEVRRAEGRVVVFIDEIHTLVGAGSTGEGPQDAANELKTAMARGEFPCIGATTHDEYRKFISADPALERRFTAVVVNEPSVPETVEILQGIIGRYEEHHALRYLPEALEAAASLASRYVTDRFMPDKAISVVDLAGSRCHREGRDVVEAADVARVVAKLAGVPEERLLMNDSARLLRLEQDLSERVIGHTEAVARIARVIRRNYAGFASRRPMGSFLFLGPTGVGKTEMARALAEVLFGNRDALVRLDMSEMSEQHGVSRLIGAPAGYVGFGEGGQLTEPVRRRPSSVVVLDEIEKAHREVQLLLLQVLEEGRLTDGKGRHIDFSNTVIVMTTNLGAEAFSRTGRPVGFGADASGPADAMELAASAARKALPPELWNRIDERLPFRPLEETEVARIATLLLEESSKRLATERGIEYVAGEDVVGHLLKSGGFDPQLGARPMRQMVQRLVEAPLAERILSGEFGSGDRVRVAVQSGQLQFRRDSH; this is encoded by the coding sequence GCTACAGCTCCTCACGGCGGCCCCGGCCGAGACGGACGGGGTGGTACGCGAGCTCCGGGAGAAGACGCGGGAGATTGCCGTCAGCTGTGGCTCGGCGGAGGCGGACTGCCTCCATCTGCTCATCGCGGTGACGCGGGTGCGCTGCGCCGCCAACGAGCTCTTGCAGATGGCCGGACTGGACCTGGCGACGCTGCGCACCACGGCCGTGTCGTACTTCGTGAGCGGCCGGATGCCGCGCAAGCTGAACCTGGGCCGCACCCACACGGTGGCCACCCAGCCGGTGGCCCGTCCGCTCGGAGCCCCGCCCTCTCCCCTGCCCGCGAGGGCGGTGACGCTGCCGCGCGCCATCCCCGGCGGGCCGCCCACGCCCCCACCCGTGTCGAAGAGCCCCTCGCGCTCCATGCCGGCCCTGTCGCCCAGGGACCTCATCGACACCCCGCCCCCGGCGACGCGGCCCTCTCGCTCCACGCCGGCCCTGTCCCCTCGGGACCTCATCGACGTGGACGAGCCGGAGGTGCGGGCCGAGGAGCCCGTCCTCCCGCCCGCCCCGCCGGTGGTCGCGCGCGCCGCTCCGCCTCCGCCCGCGGCGCCCCTCCCCTCGCCGCTGTCGCGCCCGGTGGTGCCGCCGCCAGCGCCCGTGGCCCGTCACGCCTCCGTGACTTTGGACGCGAAGGCCTTCCCGCTGCTCACCTCGCTGGGCCGCAACCTGAGCCAGGCGGCCCGCGAGGGTCGGCTGGACCCGGTGGTGGGGCGCGCGCGGGAGGTCGAGGAGGTCATCGACATCCTGGGCAAGCGCCGCACCAACAACCCGTGCCTGCTGGGCGAGCCCGGCGTGGGCAAGACGGCGGTGGTGGAGGGCGTGGCGCAGCGGCTGCTGGGGCTGCGCGGCACGCTGGCGGAGAAGGTGCTGGTGGAGCTGGACATGGCCTCGCTGGTGGCCGGCACGCAGCTGCGGGGCTCCTTCTCCGAGAAGCTCAACGCGCTGAAGGAGGAGGTCCGCCGCGCGGAGGGCCGCGTGGTGGTCTTCATCGACGAAATCCACACGCTGGTGGGAGCGGGCTCGACGGGCGAGGGCCCGCAGGACGCGGCCAACGAGCTGAAGACGGCCATGGCGCGGGGTGAGTTCCCCTGCATCGGCGCGACGACGCACGACGAGTACCGCAAGTTCATCAGCGCGGACCCGGCGCTGGAGCGGCGCTTCACTGCGGTGGTGGTGAACGAGCCGTCGGTGCCGGAGACGGTGGAAATCCTCCAGGGCATCATCGGCCGCTACGAGGAGCACCACGCGCTGCGTTACCTGCCGGAGGCGCTGGAGGCGGCGGCGTCGCTGGCGAGCCGCTACGTGACGGACCGGTTCATGCCGGACAAGGCCATCTCCGTGGTGGACCTGGCGGGCAGCCGGTGCCACCGCGAGGGCCGGGACGTGGTGGAGGCGGCGGACGTGGCGCGCGTGGTGGCGAAGCTCGCGGGGGTGCCCGAGGAGCGGCTGCTCATGAACGACTCGGCGCGCCTGCTGCGGCTGGAGCAGGACCTGTCCGAGCGCGTCATCGGCCACACGGAGGCGGTGGCGCGGATTGCCCGGGTCATTCGACGCAACTACGCCGGGTTCGCGTCGCGGCGGCCCATGGGCAGCTTCCTCTTCCTGGGCCCCACGGGCGTGGGCAAGACGGAGATGGCGAGGGCCCTGGCGGAGGTGCTCTTCGGCAACCGCGACGCGCTGGTGCGGCTGGACATGAGCGAGATGTCCGAGCAGCACGGCGTCTCGCGGCTCATCGGCGCGCCCGCGGGCTACGTGGGCTTCGGCGAGGGTGGCCAGCTCACCGAGCCGGTGCGCCGCCGGCCGTCGTCGGTGGTGGTGCTGGACGAAATCGAGAAGGCGCACCGCGAGGTGCAGTTGCTCCTGCTCCAGGTGCTGGAGGAGGGCCGGCTGACGGACGGCAAGGGCCGGCACATCGACTTCTCGAACACGGTCATCGTGATGACCACGAACCTGGGCGCGGAGGCATTCTCCCGCACGGGCCGGCCGGTGGGCTTCGGCGCGGATGCGAGCGGGCCAGCGGATGCCATGGAGCTGGCGGCCTCCGCTGCGCGCAAGGCGCTGCCCCCCGAGCTGTGGAACCGCATCGACGAGCGGCTCCCCTTCCGTCCGCTGGAGGAGACGGAGGTGGCGCGCATCGCCACGCTGCTGCTGGAGGAGAGCAGCAAGCGGCTCGCCACGGAGCGGGGCATCGAGTACGTCGCGGGCGAGGACGTGGTGGGGCACCTGCTGAAGTCCGGTGGCTTCGACCCGCAACTCGGCGCGCGGCCCATGCGGCAGATGGTGCAGCGGCTGGTGGAGGCTCCGCTGGCGGAGCGCATCCTCTCCGGCGAGTTCGGCTCCGGAGACCGCGTCCGCGTCGCGGTGCAGTCCGGCCAGTTGCAGTTCCGGCGCGACTCGCACTGA